In one window of Ptiloglossa arizonensis isolate GNS036 chromosome 5, iyPtiAriz1_principal, whole genome shotgun sequence DNA:
- the LOC143147034 gene encoding CYFIP-related Rac1 interactor B has protein sequence MGKLLSLLARDESTCCTPQKYDVFLDFENAQPSDIERETFEAVQRVLKNSESILEEIQCYKGAGKEIREAISAPTEECQRKAYLTVAPLVAKLKKFYEFSLELERVVPKILGQLCSGNLSPTQHLETQQALVKQLAEILEFVLKFDEHKMKTPAIQNDFSYYRRTLTRASLTRQDNAEKDLVVGNELANRMSLFYAHATPMLRVLSHATITFLMDNEDVARENITETLGTMAKVCLRMLENPNLLAQFQREETQLFVLRVMVGLVILYDHVHPQGAFVKGSNVDVKGCVKLLKDQPPCKSEGLLNALRYTTKHLNEENTPKNIKNLLAA, from the exons ATGGGAAAGCTTCTGAGTCTTCTTGCTCGAGACGAGTCTACCTGTTGCACGCCTCAAAAATATGACGTCTTTTTGGATTTCGAAA ACGCACAGCCTTCCGACATAGAACGGGAGACCTTTGAGGCGGTGCAAAGGGTTCTGAAAAATTCAGAATCTATCTTGGAGGAGATTCAATGCTACAAAGGGGCCGGAAAAGAAATCAGGGAGGCGATTTCGGCGCCTACGGAAGAATGTCAACGAAAAGCCTACCTGACCGTCGCACCTCTTGTCGCCAAGCTGAAAAAATTCTATGAATTTTCATTGGAACTCG AAAGGGTCGTGCCGAAGATCCTGGGTCAGCTGTGTTCAGGGAATCTCTCTCCGACACAGCACCTCGAGACCCAGCAAGCCTTGGTGAAACAACTGGCCGAAATCTTGGAGTTCGTTTTAAAATTCGACGAGCACAAAATGAAAACTCCCGCTATTCAAAATGATTTTAGTTATTATCGAAGGACGTTGACCAGGGCATCCCTGACACGGCAGGACAATGCTGAAAAGGATCTCGTGGTAGGGAATGAGCTCGCCAACCGAATGTCCTTATTTTACGCCCACGCGACACCCATGCTTCGCGTTCTGAGTCACGCGACCATTACTTTCTTGATGGAC aACGAAGATGTGGCACGCGAAAATATTACGGAAACTCTCGGTACCATGGCCAAAGTTTGCTTACGCATGTTAGAAAACCC TAATCTTCTGGCGCAATTCCAACGAGAGGAGACTCAACTCTTTGTACTGAGAGTGATGGTGGGGTTAGTGATCCTTTACGATCACGTTCATCCCCAAGGTGCCTTTGTTAAGGGTTCGAATGTTGAT GTTAAAGGCTGTGTGAAGCTATTGAAGGATCAACCACCCTGCAAGAGCGAAGGACTACTGAACGCCCTTCGTTACACCACCAAGCACCTGAACGAGGAGAACACACCGAAGAACATAAAAAACCTGCTTGCCGCATGA